One window of the Peromyscus leucopus breed LL Stock chromosome 17, UCI_PerLeu_2.1, whole genome shotgun sequence genome contains the following:
- the LOC114709560 gene encoding olfactory receptor 2Z1-like, producing the protein MHSGRMGASNASTTSDFTLVGLFSYTGPHLTLFFLVATMFTAGLLGNTILILLIATDSRLHTPMYFLLSQLSLLDVGFPLVTIPKMVADFLQGENAITFGGCATQMFFLMLMGVSEGVLLSLMSYDRYVAVCHPLHYQVLMRGQVCVGMVGASWFSGALVASIQTSITLQFPYCASHTVDHFFCELPALLKLSCADTSAYELALSVSGVLILLLPLSLIFTSYGHVLGAVLRMHSAEARHKAFTTCSSHVAVVGLFYGAAVFIYMVPGSYHSPQQDNVVSLFYSLITPTLNPLIYSLRNREVRMALVKAMGRADFRAKR; encoded by the coding sequence ATGCACTCTGGGAGGATGGGGGCATCAAATGCGTCCACAACCTCAGATTTCACCCTCGTGGGGCTCTTCAGCTACACAGGGCCCCATCTCACCCTCTTCTTCCTCGTGGCCACCATGTTCACCGCAGGACTGCTGGGCAACACCATCCTGATTCTCCTGATTGCCACAGACTCCAgactccacacacccatgtacttccTGCTCAGCCAACTCTCACTTCTGGATGTTGGCTTCCCGCTGGTCACCATCCCCAAGATGGTGGCTGACTTCCTGCAGGGAGAGAATGCCATAACCTTCGGGGGATGCGCCACCCAGATGTTCTTCCTCATGCTCATGGGTGTCTCTGAGGGTGTCCTTCTATCCCTCATGTCTTATGACCGCTACGTGGCTGTGTGCCACCCCCTGCATTACCAGGTGCTCATGAGaggccaggtgtgtgtggggatggTGGGCGCATCCTGGTTCTCGGGTGCACTTGTGGCCTCCATCCAGACCTCCATCACCCTGCAGTTCCCCTACTGCGCCTCACACACCGTGGACCACTTCTTCTGCGAGCTGCCAGCCCTCCTCAAGCTGTCGTGTGCAGACACGTCCGCCTATGAGTTGGCGCTGTCTGTCTCCGGGGTGCTGATCTTACTGCTGCCCTTGTCGCTCATCTTCACCTCCTACGGCCACGTTCTGGGGGCCGTGCTGCGCATGCACTCAGCCGAAGCTAGACACAAGGCCTTCACCACATGCTCCTCACACGTGGCCGTCGTGGGTCTCTTTTACGGGGCAGCTGTGTTCATATACATGGTCCCGGGCAGCTACCACAGCCCACAACAGGACAATGTGGTATCCCTCTTCTACAGCCTCATCACCCCCACCCTCAACCCCctcatctacagcctgaggaacagagAAGTCCGAATGGCCTTGGTCAAGGCCATGGGCAGGGCTGACTTCAGGGCCAAGCGGTGA